One genomic region from Diabrotica undecimpunctata isolate CICGRU chromosome 9, icDiaUnde3, whole genome shotgun sequence encodes:
- the LOC140450667 gene encoding zinc finger MYM-type protein 6-like has translation MDKWLSSVKRPCAQNNGPPSSSQELNCAVIQDDVKNSLPSSSTSEPDCAVIQEDKIPTKIRKITRKYDPECINIGFTVTDVNNEPPQCVICFEILSNQRMKPSLLNRHFNTNHSTLISKQTEGFFHPKINRNEKH, from the coding sequence ATGGATAAGTGGCTTAGTAGTGTAAAAAGACCTTGTGCTCAAAATAATGGACCACCAAGTTCATCTCAAGAATTAAATTGTGCAGTGATTCAAGATGATGTTAAAAATTCTTTACCATCGAGTTCCACTTCGGAGCCAGATTGTGCGGTAATTCAAGAGGATAAAATACCTACTAAAATTcgaaaaattactagaaaataTGACCCAGAATGCATAAATATTGGATTTACGGTGACGGATGTAAATAATGAGCCACCTCAGTGTGTCATCTGCTTTGAAATTTTATCAAATCAACGTATGAAACCCTCATTACTGAATCGTCATTTTAACACAAACCATTCTACATTAATTAGTAAGCAAACCGAAGGATTTTTTCACCCGAAAATTAACAGAAATGAAAAGCACTAA
- the LOC140450668 gene encoding uncharacterized protein — protein sequence MEWNEENTQNLLEMYHERPVLWNSRLADYKDRNKRRDALLEISVSFGVEKEEIEKKIRYLLSHFAREVKKEKDSEKSGNGTEETYKSKWFAYKLMEFLKDKNKPIVTQDSEGKRKRKEEDSQEVETDDGEESLQVLEQSIDGSENDVGTTAQSQSKSNSIVNSSGRKTNGYTGTGTIRENRLPKDCPLPSKKEVEKQRRGYFSYILDRETGKVYVRWMDNNVVTLASTSYGIEPVKAVDRFNRKEKKILPIPRPNLIAEYNKNMDGTDQMDNNISCYRIGIRSKKWYWPIFTYLIDAALQNAWILYRKSGRKISQLDFRRSIYQTYLTRYRVQPKATGRAPKAAASDFRVSNDIRYDGMHHYIITVPEGKRRRCGGDNCNSRGRTMCCKSEMGKYDNPHFINHSHPSTPQAYPLQSFNVAHNSIPSPGHYPNTLSGRSSTSTSTINQDEDIHTLLLQL from the exons ATGGAGTGGAATGAAGAAAATACACAAAACCTACTTGAAATGTATCATGAGCGCCCCGTTCTGTGGAACAGCCGATTGGCAGATTATAAAGACCGGAACAAACGTCGCGATGCATTGTTGGAAATAAGCGTATCTTTTGGAGTGGAGAAAGAGGAAATCGAAAAAAAGATTAGATATCTCTTAAGTCACTTTGCACGGGAAGTAAAAAAAGAGAAAGATTCAGAAAAAAGTGGTAATGGAACCGAAGAAACTTACAAAAGTAAATGGTTTGCGTATAAGTTAATGGAATTTCTGAAGGATAAGAATAAACCTATTGTAACGCAAGATTCAGAG gGTAAACGAAAACGAAAGGAAGAAGATTCACAAGAAGTAGAAACAGACGATGGAGAAGAGTCGCTACAAGTATTGGAACAGAGCATTGATGGTTCCGAAAATGATGTTGGAACAACAGCTCAATCTCAATCTAAATCAAACTCAATTGTGAATTCCAGTGGTCGAAAAA CTAATGGTTATACTGGAACCGGCACTATAAGGGAAAACCGCTTGCCAAAGGACTGCCCTCTTCCTTCAAAAAAGGAGGTTGAAAAACAAAGAAGAGGATACTTTTCATACATTTTAGACAGGGAAACGGGAAAAGTGTATGTTAGATGGATGGACAATAATGTTGTCACCCTTGCTAGTACGAGTTATGGTATTGAGCCAGTGAAGGCAGTAGACAGgtttaacagaaaagaaaagaaaatacttcCCATACCAAGGCCTAATCTTATAGcggaatacaataaaaatatggatGGAACTGACCAAATGGACAACAACATATCTTG TTATCGCATTGGTATTAGATCAAAGAAATGGTACTGGCCCATATTTACGTATCTAATTGATGCTGCATTACAGAATGCATggattttgtacagaaaaagtgGCCGAAAAATTAGTCAACTAGATTTTAGACGAAGTATTTACCAG aCGTATTTAACAAGATACAGGGTACAACCGAAAGCTACTGGACGAGCACCGAAAGCAGCAGCGAGTGATTTTCGAGTTAGCAATGATATTAGATATGATGGAATGCATCATTACATTATTACAGTCCCCGAAGGTAAAAGGCGAAGATGTGGGGGTGACAATTGCAATAGTAGGGGACGAACAATGTGCTGCAAAT CAGAAATGGGCAAATACGATAATCCTCATTTCATAAATCATTCTCATCCATCTACTCCACAAGCATATCCACTGCAATCATTCAATGTTGCCCATAATTCAATACCATCTCCAGGACATTACCCCAATACATTAAGTGGTCGGAGTTCGACATCAACTTCTACTATTAATCAAGATGAGGACATTCACACTCTCTTATTGCAGTtgtaa